The following nucleotide sequence is from Halapricum desulfuricans.
GGGGTGGCTTCGGACTCCTCTTCGAAAACGCTGGTACAGCCCGCGACCGAGCCAGAGAGCGCCACTGCTGCGAGCAGCCGGCGGCGAGACATGTTTACATTAACCATGTGTAGTCATCGCACTACGCATATTTGACTTCTCCCCGCGCTGAGGCGCTACTTGTCTACAGGCGGGCAGGCCGAGTGCCTCGGAGCTCGACCCCGAGGCGGTTCACGTCTGAGTACGTGCGCAGCGACCACGTCACTCGTCGGCGAGCAGTCCGCGCGATCGATCTCGGAGACGCCCGTCTGGAGGACGACGCTTTCGTCCTGGAGAAGGGATGCAGTGGTCAGTCTGTCCCGACTGCGTCGCTCCCTCCGGGCGAGGGTTCGCCGTCGTCCGGACTTGCCTGCTCGATGACGGCCTCCTTCCAGGTCCCGCGGGTGAACCACAGCGTGGCGACGGTCCCGCCGATGATGTCACCGGCGGCGAACCCGATCCATATGCCCAGCACGCCGAGGAAGCCGGGGTTGACAGCGAGCAGATACACCAGCGGGACGCGGCCGAGCCACAGCGCGATGACCGACAGGACCATCGCCGTCCGGGTGTTGCCCGCGCCGCGGAACGCCCCGAGCATGACCTGGAAGACGCCCATGAAGCCGAACTCGACGGCCCTGACCTGAAGGTACGTCGCCGCGAACGCGAGCGTGATCGCCGCATTCTCGGTGCCCGTTCCGAGGAACACGCCGACGATTGGCTCGGGGAAGACGAAGGCCACGACTGCCGCGATCAGGAGGACCGCGACGGCAGTCTTCGCAGCGATCCACGTGGCCCGCTCGGCCCGGTCCGGCTTCTCGGCTCCCAGGTTCTGCCCGACCATGGTGTTGGTCGCCCGCCCCAGTCCCAGCGACGGGAGGAAGACAACCGTCCCGATCCGATTTGTGAGGCTGTAGGCGGCCACGACCATCGGCGAGAACATCGACACCATCGCAGTCATCGTGAGCTGGCCGAGTGCGGCCGCCGACTGTTCGGCCGTCGTCGGCAGTCCCAGGTCGACGATCTTCCGAATGACCTCCACGTCCGGACGCAGGTGGTGGACCCGGACGTCGGGGCCGTACCCGCCGAAAAACAGCAGGCCGATGCCGACGACCGCTGCCAGCCCCCGAGAGGAGACCGTCGCGAGCGCGGCCCCGCCGATGCCGAGTCCGCCAAAGCCCGTCATGTCCGTGAGTGTCGCCCCAATCGCGTTCAGGCCCGGCAGCGCAAACAGCGGATTGCCGGCGAACCCGAAGATGAGGATCGGGTCGATAACAACGTTGAGCACGACGCTGCCGGCCATGACGTACATCGGCGTCTTCGTGTCGCCGTACCCGCGCATGACTGTCGAGAAGACGAAGAAGGCAAACAGGAACGGCAAGCCCAGATAGAAAATCTCCATGTAGTCGTTGGCCAGCGGGATGATCTGTTCGGTCGTCGCCGCGCCCGAGGGCAACAGCGCGAGCAACTGATCGGAGAGCAGAAATCCGAGGACTCCCAGAACTGCGGCCATCCCGATGACGAAGGTCAGCTGGTTGCCGGCGACCTTCCCCGCCGAGCCCTCGCTGTCTGCACCCGTGTACTGGGCCACCAGGATCGCACCCGCGGCGTTGAACCCGCCGGCGACCGAAATGAAAAGGAACACCAGCGGCCACGCGATGCCCAATGCGCCGACCGCGTCGGTTGAGTAGTGCCCCAGCCAGATCGTATCAGTCACGTTGTAGGCGACGTTCAACAGCTGAAAGACCACCAGTGGCCACGCGATGTCGAGCATCGGGCGGAACAGTCTCCCCTCCGTCACGTTCGTCTGTGGCCCAGACTCGTCCACGACGAGATATATCAGCCGGTGGTGTTTATATCCCCTTCGAAACGCGCGGGGGCGAGCAATTCGCGGGCAGGCGCCGTCTCGCTCAATCGGCGACCCCGATCAGTACGTCTCCTCGAGGTGTCTCGTCGAGCGGTGCTTTCGGAGGGAACTTCGATCAGTCCGTCGTGGGTGCCGAAGGCGACGGCCCGCGTCTCGTCGGGACGGAAGAAAATGTCAACGCAAAACCCCTCTGAAAGAGGTCCGGGGTCGCGTTCGACGAACAGCGCCGCCGCCGGCGTGACCGGACGACGGCACTGAGCCTCTGTTTGAGTGTTGCCGTGGCCGTCTCGTTCACGTTGCGTCGATGGCAGAGGTCGCTATCGAGCCGTGCATTCCGCGCTCTGTGGAGTGGGGTGAACTCCCGATACTCGATGGGTGACGTAACAGTTACAAAATTCGGCAGTAAACAGCAGTAGTCAGCAGCAAATCGAGAAGCTACCCCAAACGTTTAAATGTATATTTAATCTACATTGGGGTATGGCCGAGTTCACATTCCAAGGCGAGGAAGCAATCACGAAGGATGTAACCAAAACAGGAACGGGCGCACACGTCTTCGTTCCGAAAGAATGGCTTGGTGAAGAAGTCGCCGTCATCCGACTATCCCAAGACGACTGATACTACATACATGTCCTCTACACACCTCTCCCTCCCACTCCGCTTGCCAGCCGAGGAGCGAGAGCGATACAACCGACTCGCCACGCTCACCACGCAGACAGCAAACACGCTTATCGAGCAGTACTGGACGCCAGACCATCTCACCGAGATTACTGAATCCTCGTATCAAGCGTGGAAATACTTTGACGAACACGAAGCGTTTGACGAGTTCAACATCTACCTCCCTTCCAGATACAAACGCTGCCTGTTGCAGAAAGTCGGTGAAACCCTGCGAAGCCACGCCGACAAACGAGACGCTTTTCAGACTATCAAGCCGCTCCTCCCAAACCACAAGATTCGACGCATCCATACCCGACGAATCAAGGAACGACTCTGGGACTCCGACGAATACCTCTCCTCTGGGTACGTTGACCTCCTCATCGACCAGTTGAACGCCTACTACGACGTTCACGGCACGTATCCAGATACGTACTTCGACTTCCAAGACTGCCCTGAATACTCCTCTGGCGTGTTACCGTATTCAGCAGATGACGGGCCAACTAGCGGACAGGCAGTCAAATATAGCTACGACGAATCCACGCAACAACTCACTGTCGAACTCAAAACCCCTGATACACTTGAAGCCGACACGTGGGGTGACTGGACATGGACAGAATACACCTTAGATGGCTACGACGCCTTTCACGAACTCGTCGACAACGGCAGTCTCTCCGCTCCATCATTCCAACCTAACACGTCGAAGAGAGGAGATGACTACTACGAGTTATCCTTCCCTGTCGAAGTCGAACAGAGAGACACTCCTGACGATGTTGAAACCGTATTGGCGATTGATGGTGGTCTTCGCAAAGACGCTACGGCTGTCGTCGTGGACAGTGATGGCGAACAACTCTCAACGCCATACTTTATTCAAAACACCGAACGGGAGCGAATGCGGGACCTGAATCGGGAACGCAGTCAACTCAACTCGAAACTCGCTCATCTACGCCGACAGGGACGCGACCATACAGACCACTTTAAACACGTGCAATCGGAGTACGAGCGAGTGAACAACAAGCTTCGGCACAAGCGCGAGCAACTTGTCCACGACGTATCCAACCAAATCCTCGCACTCGCCGTAGTGTACGACGTGGACGCTATCGTCCATGAAGACCTGCGGTCACTCTCACCACCACGGGGTGACGGACAGCTCTCATGGGAACTGTCATCATGGGCACGTCGAGAGATTATCGAGAGCATCAAATACCGCGCCGATATTGCGGGTATTCACGTTGAGAGAGTGTATGCAGGAAACACGAGTCGGTCGTGTCCTCGCTGTGGCTCGACAGGACATACAACGAAATCGCCTGACCACGACTACGAGGTCTGGCACGGCGGTCACTTCCGTTGCGACAACTCGCGGTGTGGCTTTCAGGCTGACCGTGACTACGTTGGCGCTGTCAACGTGGCCCGCGTGTTTTACGCGGAGTCGGACTCGCTAGACTCTGGTTTCACGTCTTCCTATACGGGAGACTCTGAAATCGAGGTAGCTGGCCGTTCCGCTGGCTCGCGTCCCACGTTCGGCAACGCCCCCGTCGCATATACTGGACAGTCGGGAGTGACTGCTGGTGGTGGGTCGGCGTTTATCGCGCCCGCTGTCACTCCGACAGGGACGAAAAACAATGGCAGCAAAAGTTCTGTGTCAAGCCCAGCGACACACAGTTACTCTCGCTTCGTGCGAGATGCTGCTGTTTGCTGCTGAAAATTGGAACGGTAGCCGAACATCGTAGTCACTGGCAGCAGCCGGCTGGCAGCGTCGATGTCACGCGTTCAGTCGGTCGTGACAGTCCTCGAAGAAACCGGGGACCGAGATTTCCGCGCCCTCGGCGAGCTTGATAACCACGCCCGTCTCCTCGGTGAGATAGAGGTGGACGGCCATCGCCTTCTCGTGTTTGACCAGCAACGCTTCGGCGTCACCCAGGTGGAAGTAGACGTCCTCGACGTGATCACGGCTCAACACCGCCATCGAGCGGTGAATGATCGTCTCGAGTTCCATCCCGGAGAGTTCGGTCTTGAGGTCCTCGCGAATGTATTTCACTTTGTAGGAGAACGTCCGGTGGTTGAACGAGGCGACCCATCGGAGGTCACCCTCGAAGCTCGTCTCCAGCCACTCGACCAGTGCGTCGTAGTTCGATGCGCCCATACCCATATAACGCCGCCGTCAGCTAAAAAGCTGGAGGGTCAGTCAACTCAACAGGAACACGATAACCAGCGCGGTGACGAGCGTCAACAGCAGGACGCTCTGCCCGATCGACGCGGGTCGACCCACGTCGACTCTGGTCGTCCGGTGGATCACGACTCCGGCCGAACGGCGGCTCCAATCGAGCGCGTCTGCGACGGCTGTGGTCGCCCGGACGACGCCGTCCCGGAGTACTGCACCCGCCGGATGATAGACCCTGTCGAGGTCCGGCACGGCCGTGACCCGCTTAAGCGGGCGACGCAGGCCGGCGAACGCGACCAGCCCGACCGCGGCGACCCCCAGCGCCTTCTCGAACTGCGAGGCGGCGAAGACCTTGGCGGCGTCCCCGCCGGCCGGGAGCAGATCCAGCAGGCGGTCCGGGGCGAGACCGAACCCGACGACGACGACGGCGATGGAACTCATCGCGACGACCTGGGCGGGCGTCGCGCGGCCGGGATCGCGGCCGTACGGGTCGGCCCTGGCGAACGCGTAGTAGGCGATCTTGGCGAAGGAGATGACGGTGCCGACACCGCCGAGGAGGAGCGTCCACCACAGCGCGTCCAACCCGGCCGCGTCGACGCTGTCGACGACCATTCCCTTGCTGACAAAGCCCGAGAAGCCCGGGATCCCCGAGATCGCCAGGGCGGCCACCGCGAACGCCGCTGCGGTCGCCGGCATCGCCCGGCCGAGGCCGCCGAGTTTCTTGAGGTTCTCGGTGCCGGTCTCAATGAGGACGACGCCGGCGACCATGAACAGCAGCGTCTTGTAGAGGACGTTGTTCGCCAGGTGGGCCATCGCGCCCCCGTAGCCCAGCCCGGAGGCGACGCCGACGCCCGCGACCATGTAGCCGACCTGCGAGACGATATGATACGACAGCAGCCGCCGCAGATCTGTCTGGAGGATGGCCATGGTCACGCCGAACAGCAGCATCGCGCCGCCGGCGTACGCAAGCGGGACGTTCCGGTCGGGGACGACGCGGACGAGAGTGTAGACGCCGACCTTCGTCGTGAGGCCACAGAGGACGACCGACGCGGTGACGCTGGGCCGGGGGTAGGTGTCGACGATCCAGACGTGGGCGCCGAGCATGCCGACGTTGACGAGCACGCCCGCCGCCGCCAGAAGGCGGGGGAGTCCGGTCGCGATTCCCTCAGCGTAGACGAAGGATCCGGTCGCGGCGTAGTGGGAAACGACGCCCGCGATGAGCAACGCGCCGCCGATCTGGTGGTAGACCGCGTAGCGATAGCCCGCCCGGCCCGCCGTCGAGCGCCAGACGAGGACGGTCGCGGCGACGGCCATCAGCTCCCAGCAGACGACCAGCGTCAGCCAGTCGCCGGCGAAGACGGCCCCGAGACTGGCCCCCGCATACGCCAGTGCGATCGCCGTCTCCCGGCGGTCGGCACCGCTCCCGTAGGCGTAGACGGTGTTCGCGGCGGCGATAAACGCGAGCGCTCCACCGACGACGCGGGTGAATCCGTCGACTGCGACCGGGCGAGCCGGGAAGCCGAACAGCGTCGCGTCGGTGGCGGCCCCCAGCGGCGTCGTCAGTGCGACGACGAGCGCTCCCAGTGCAGCCAGGACGCCGACGACGTGACCGGTCCGTCGGGGGACGACAGCCGCGACGGCGGCCGCAACGAGCAGGAGGAGCGCGGGCGGGACGATCATCCGAACACCTCCGCGACGGCCTCGGCGGCGAGGTCGAACAGCGGGAGCCGATCCGGAACGATCCCCAGCACGATCGCGCCGAGCGCGACGGCGACCACCGGAGCGAGCAGTGCCGGCGCGCTCTCGCGCCAGATCCGCGACGGGGCCTCCCAGGCTCGCGCGCCTGCGGGACCGGACCGAGACGACCGCGCGGTCGACGTCGACGGTTCGCCGTCAGGCGCGCCGCCGTCCGCCGCGGTGCGTCCGGCCTTGTCACGCGCCGGCCCCGAAGCGAGCGGGTCACCCCGGAAGAACGCGGCCCGGATCATCGGCCAGAACAGCAGCAGTTTCAGCACGCCGGCAGCAAGCAGCGCGGCCGCGAAGACGAGTGCGTCGGCGCGAAAACTCCCGATCAGGAGGTGCCACTTGCTGACGAACCCGGCGACCAGCGGGAAGCCCGCCAGTCCGGCAGCGGTGACGGCGAAGGCGGCCATCGCGACCGGGTGCCTGCGGCCGATCCCGTCCATGTCGTCGACGTCCGTGACGCCGCTCTCGACGTACAGCAGGCCGGCGACGAAAAAGAGGGTGATCTTCATGAAGGCGTGGGCAGGGATGTGCAACAGCGCGCCGAAGGTGGCCGTCCGTTCGACCAGACCGAACCCGAGCGCGATGTAGGCCAGCTGGCTCACCGTCGAGTACGCCAGCGCGCGCTTGATCCGCGTCTGCCTGAGCGCGACCACGCCGGCGTACAGCATCGTCACCGCCGCGAGCGTCGACAGCGGCAGACTCAGCCCCAGATCCGCCACCGTCTCCGGGCCGTAGACGTGGGTGACCACCCGGCCCAGCCCGAACGCGCCGCTCTTGACGACCGCGACGGCGTGCAGCAGGCCGGAGACGGGCGTCGGTGCGACCATCGCGGCCGGGAGCCAGGTGTGCAGCGGCACGAGTGCCGCCTTGACGCCGAACCCGGCGACCAGGAGACCGAACGCCGCCCGTGCGAGCAGCGGGTCGGCAGCGAGGCCGCCGACGCCGCCCGGGACGAACGCGAGCGTGCCCGCGGCGACGTACACCAGCGACAGGCCCGCAAGCACCGCGACGCCGCCGCCCAGCGTGTAGAGGAGGTACGTCCGGCCGGCCGCTCGCGCCTCGTCGCTCTCGCTGTGGACGACCAGCGGGTAGGTCGCGACGGTCAGCAGCTCGTAGCAGACGAACAGCGTCAGGAGGTTCGCGGCCAGGGCGACGCCCATCGTCGCCGCGATCGAGGCTGCGAACGCGGCGAAGTACCGCCCCTGGGAAGCCTCGTCGTGGCCGCGCATGTATCCGACGCTGTAGACTGAGGTTACGAGCCACAGCGTCGCCGCCAGCAGCGCGAACATCGCCCCCATCGGGTCGGCCCGCAGCGACAGTTCGACGCCGGCGACGTAGGTCCCGGCGACGGCGTCCGGGCGAGCGCCTGCGAGGACGACGCTCGCGAGCCACCCGGCGGCCCCGAGCGTCGCCAGCGCCGCGGCGAACGTCCAGGCCTCCCGGACGTTCGGGCGGTCCCGGAAGTACAGAATCGGCGGGACCGCGGCGGCGGGCGCGACCACCACCGCAACCGGCAGGAGACTCACGGGATCACCCCCATTGCGAGGCCGGCATCCAGCCCGCCTAGTACCGGCGCGAGCCACTCTTCGATGAGGGGGCCAACGCCGCCCAGCGCGAGCGTCGCGAGCACGGCGACGGCGACGGCGGCGTACATCCCGGGCGAGGCCACCCCGACGGACTCGGCGTGGGTTCCGCCCTCCCCGACGTACATCCGCTCGAGGACTCGGCCGAGATAGACAAGCCCGAACAGCGTGCTCGCCAGCACGAGCGCGGCGGCGGTCCACGAACCGGCCTCGATCGCGCCCAGCGCGACGTAGAACTTCCCGGCGAAGCCGACGGTCGGCGGGATGCCGATCAGCCCGAGCGCGAGGACGGCGAAGCCGGCCGAGACGTACGGGGAGCGACGGGCCAGTCCGGCGTACTCCTCGACGGTCCGGATATCGTGGGTGGTCGTGACGATACCGACGACGAGGAAACTCCCACCTTTCATGACGCCGTGGCCGATCAGGTGGACGACGCTACCGGCGATGGCGGTCGGCGTGGCGACGACGAACCCGACGACGACGATGCCGAACTGCGCGAGCGAGGAGTACGCGAGCAGGCGGGCGACCGACTCGGCGCGGTACGCCAGCAGACTCCCGGCGACGATGCTGGCGGCGGCCAGCCCCAAGAGCGCGGCGTCGACGACGGCCCCGGCGACGCCGGGGAACACCGCGAGCAGGAGCCGCCCGAGAGCGTAGGCCGCGACCGTCGAGGCCAGCGCAGCAAGCAGCGCCGCGACGCCCGGCGGCGCGGTCTCGTAAGCGTCCGGTTTCCAGGTGTGCAGCGGGAACAGCGCCACTTTCACCGACAGTCCGAGCACCATCAGTCCGAGCACAGCGAGCGCGAGGGGGTCGCTGGCGGCCGGCAGCGCGACCCGGAGCGCGGCCATGTCCAGCGTCCCGGTCGCCACGTAGGCGTAGCCGACCCCGAAGAGGTACAGCGACGCGCCGACGGTGCCCACGAGGAGGTATTTCAGCGCCGCCAGCGCGGCCGCGCCGCGGTCCGCCTGGGCGACCATGGCGTAAGAGGCCAGCCCGCTGATCTCCAGGAAGACGTAGAGGTTGAACACGTCGGCGGTAATGCAGACCCCGGTCAGCCCGCCGACTAGCAGCAGATAGAGGCTGTAGAACGCCCCCGAACGCGGACCGCCCCGGCGCGTGTACGCGAGTACGACCAGGGCGGCGACCGCGATCAGGACGACGAACGGCGCGGAGAGCGCGTCGACCAGCAGCCCGATGCCGAACGGCGCGGGGATCCCGGCGACCTGCGTCCGGACGGGGCCGTCTGCGAGCGCCGCCGCGGCGACCCACACGGCGAGGGCACTTTGGACAAGCAGGACGGACAGCGCGAGGGGCCATCCGGTCCGCGGGCGCAGCCGCGACGCCACCGCCGGGAGGGCGCTCCCGGCCAGCGGTACCGCGACGAGTAGCGCCGGGTCGATCACTCTCGACCCTCCTCGATGGCCGCCCTGACGGCGTCTTCCCTGAGCGTGCCGTACTCGGCGTGGATCCTGACCAGCAGCGCCAGCGCCACCGCGGTCACCGAGACGCCGACGACGATGGCCGTCAGGATGAGCACCTGTGGCAACGGGTTCGCGTACGGCCCCGGCTCCGCGACGTTGGGCGCGCGCCCGCCCTCCCGGGCCGCCGCGGTCACGAAGAACAGGAAGATACCGGTCTGAAAGACGTTCAGCCCCAGCACCTTCTTGACGAGGTGCTCGTCGTCGACGAGGACGACCATCCCGATCCCGACCAGGGCGATGGCCGCGAGGTACGGCAGTCGCTCAAGCATCGTCGGCCCTCGCGAGTTCGAAGAAGAGTCCGG
It contains:
- a CDS encoding cation:proton antiporter subunit C — translated: MLERLPYLAAIALVGIGMVVLVDDEHLVKKVLGLNVFQTGIFLFFVTAAAREGGRAPNVAEPGPYANPLPQVLILTAIVVGVSVTAVALALLVRIHAEYGTLREDAVRAAIEEGRE
- a CDS encoding proton-conducting transporter membrane subunit, with the protein product MIVPPALLLLVAAAVAAVVPRRTGHVVGVLAALGALVVALTTPLGAATDATLFGFPARPVAVDGFTRVVGGALAFIAAANTVYAYGSGADRRETAIALAYAGASLGAVFAGDWLTLVVCWELMAVAATVLVWRSTAGRAGYRYAVYHQIGGALLIAGVVSHYAATGSFVYAEGIATGLPRLLAAAGVLVNVGMLGAHVWIVDTYPRPSVTASVVLCGLTTKVGVYTLVRVVPDRNVPLAYAGGAMLLFGVTMAILQTDLRRLLSYHIVSQVGYMVAGVGVASGLGYGGAMAHLANNVLYKTLLFMVAGVVLIETGTENLKKLGGLGRAMPATAAAFAVAALAISGIPGFSGFVSKGMVVDSVDAAGLDALWWTLLLGGVGTVISFAKIAYYAFARADPYGRDPGRATPAQVVAMSSIAVVVVGFGLAPDRLLDLLPAGGDAAKVFAASQFEKALGVAAVGLVAFAGLRRPLKRVTAVPDLDRVYHPAGAVLRDGVVRATTAVADALDWSRRSAGVVIHRTTRVDVGRPASIGQSVLLLTLVTALVIVFLLS
- a CDS encoding RNA-guided endonuclease InsQ/TnpB family protein yields the protein MPAEERERYNRLATLTTQTANTLIEQYWTPDHLTEITESSYQAWKYFDEHEAFDEFNIYLPSRYKRCLLQKVGETLRSHADKRDAFQTIKPLLPNHKIRRIHTRRIKERLWDSDEYLSSGYVDLLIDQLNAYYDVHGTYPDTYFDFQDCPEYSSGVLPYSADDGPTSGQAVKYSYDESTQQLTVELKTPDTLEADTWGDWTWTEYTLDGYDAFHELVDNGSLSAPSFQPNTSKRGDDYYELSFPVEVEQRDTPDDVETVLAIDGGLRKDATAVVVDSDGEQLSTPYFIQNTERERMRDLNRERSQLNSKLAHLRRQGRDHTDHFKHVQSEYERVNNKLRHKREQLVHDVSNQILALAVVYDVDAIVHEDLRSLSPPRGDGQLSWELSSWARREIIESIKYRADIAGIHVERVYAGNTSRSCPRCGSTGHTTKSPDHDYEVWHGGHFRCDNSRCGFQADRDYVGAVNVARVFYAESDSLDSGFTSSYTGDSEIEVAGRSAGSRPTFGNAPVAYTGQSGVTAGGGSAFIAPAVTPTGTKNNGSKSSVSSPATHSYSRFVRDAAVCC
- a CDS encoding complex I subunit 5 family protein, with the translated sequence MIDPALLVAVPLAGSALPAVASRLRPRTGWPLALSVLLVQSALAVWVAAAALADGPVRTQVAGIPAPFGIGLLVDALSAPFVVLIAVAALVVLAYTRRGGPRSGAFYSLYLLLVGGLTGVCITADVFNLYVFLEISGLASYAMVAQADRGAAALAALKYLLVGTVGASLYLFGVGYAYVATGTLDMAALRVALPAASDPLALAVLGLMVLGLSVKVALFPLHTWKPDAYETAPPGVAALLAALASTVAAYALGRLLLAVFPGVAGAVVDAALLGLAAASIVAGSLLAYRAESVARLLAYSSLAQFGIVVVGFVVATPTAIAGSVVHLIGHGVMKGGSFLVVGIVTTTHDIRTVEEYAGLARRSPYVSAGFAVLALGLIGIPPTVGFAGKFYVALGAIEAGSWTAAALVLASTLFGLVYLGRVLERMYVGEGGTHAESVGVASPGMYAAVAVAVLATLALGGVGPLIEEWLAPVLGGLDAGLAMGVIP
- a CDS encoding complex I subunit 5 family protein → MSLLPVAVVVAPAAAVPPILYFRDRPNVREAWTFAAALATLGAAGWLASVVLAGARPDAVAGTYVAGVELSLRADPMGAMFALLAATLWLVTSVYSVGYMRGHDEASQGRYFAAFAASIAATMGVALAANLLTLFVCYELLTVATYPLVVHSESDEARAAGRTYLLYTLGGGVAVLAGLSLVYVAAGTLAFVPGGVGGLAADPLLARAAFGLLVAGFGVKAALVPLHTWLPAAMVAPTPVSGLLHAVAVVKSGAFGLGRVVTHVYGPETVADLGLSLPLSTLAAVTMLYAGVVALRQTRIKRALAYSTVSQLAYIALGFGLVERTATFGALLHIPAHAFMKITLFFVAGLLYVESGVTDVDDMDGIGRRHPVAMAAFAVTAAGLAGFPLVAGFVSKWHLLIGSFRADALVFAAALLAAGVLKLLLFWPMIRAAFFRGDPLASGPARDKAGRTAADGGAPDGEPSTSTARSSRSGPAGARAWEAPSRIWRESAPALLAPVVAVALGAIVLGIVPDRLPLFDLAAEAVAEVFG
- a CDS encoding MATE family efflux transporter, encoding MDESGPQTNVTEGRLFRPMLDIAWPLVVFQLLNVAYNVTDTIWLGHYSTDAVGALGIAWPLVFLFISVAGGFNAAGAILVAQYTGADSEGSAGKVAGNQLTFVIGMAAVLGVLGFLLSDQLLALLPSGAATTEQIIPLANDYMEIFYLGLPFLFAFFVFSTVMRGYGDTKTPMYVMAGSVVLNVVIDPILIFGFAGNPLFALPGLNAIGATLTDMTGFGGLGIGGAALATVSSRGLAAVVGIGLLFFGGYGPDVRVHHLRPDVEVIRKIVDLGLPTTAEQSAAALGQLTMTAMVSMFSPMVVAAYSLTNRIGTVVFLPSLGLGRATNTMVGQNLGAEKPDRAERATWIAAKTAVAVLLIAAVVAFVFPEPIVGVFLGTGTENAAITLAFAATYLQVRAVEFGFMGVFQVMLGAFRGAGNTRTAMVLSVIALWLGRVPLVYLLAVNPGFLGVLGIWIGFAAGDIIGGTVATLWFTRGTWKEAVIEQASPDDGEPSPGGSDAVGTD
- a CDS encoding DUF2080 family transposase-associated protein → MAEFTFQGEEAITKDVTKTGTGAHVFVPKEWLGEEVAVIRLSQDD